The DNA region AATTATAATTacttaattaattacaaaaaatattattaactcACAAGCAATTTTAGTTTAAcagatattataaattattttaaatgactattaaaatatacagataatatgtaatataaataagCTGTAGAATCAATAGACAACGCTTTAAAATGACTATGTGACCGTACATTTTTGAGTCTTTTTTCAACTATAATAAACTAACTTAAGTTTCACTTGTGACTGCACTGATAGAGCAAAATCATTTCTTTTATTTGTCCTCTTTCatgaacaaatacatttttttaccgGGGAGAGGGCATTCGGCACCgtagaggtccactatatggagagaaatcctgaaatattttcctcaaaaaacatgattttctttacgactgaaaaggatcttggatgacaaaggggtgcgTAAATTATTTGCAATTTTTTGTTTCGGAAGTGCACTTATTTATGTGAAGTGAACTTATGTGTGTTGCTgtagtagagagagagagagagtcgcCCCCTGGAGGACAAAGGAAGAATGACGAGGCTGAGCATACTTTGGAATGGAATTACTGGGCTATTACAATATTGTAGTGAAAAATAATGCTTGGAGAAACATTTAGCTTGCGATGCGTCTTCCATATTCTACTAAGGACATGTCTACATGATCATCGTCTACATTGTAAACAGGGCCTAAAGCGGGTATTCCGTATCATAGCAACCACCGAGTCAAAACTGGAAAAAAACGCCGCGGTCTCTAGCGCTCACAGCTGGGCTTTAATGTATGTGAATGTGCGATATAACTAATAAACGTTTTGAGCACGTCTGAGGTGATTTGTTACATATAAATATGAACCCATTCCCAAAGTTATTAGAAAACTGTCTCATTGATACAAAGCATGTGGAGAGCGCAGCGATATTTGTGGCGAAAACTGGCGACGTAACGGCTGCGTCCAACTTCACAGTAAGTTAACGGCAACTCTGTGTATTCTTAACAAACAAACATGTAAAGTTTTATCGATAAAATTTATTTAGAACAGACATGTCCATTTAGGTTAATCAGTTTAATCTCTTTAAACAGGTCTGTCCAGAACAAACACAGGTGTTTCTAAACGCATTCAAGCAAGTGAATCTAACGAGGCAGCGAGGACTCAAATGCAGGAACAAACACTACACCTGCGTGCGTGCTGACAGACATTCCATATACACAAAATGTGTAGGTAACACACTAAATATACTCTTTACATGTTTAATCAGACCAGCTCAAAATACACATTTCCAAGTAAACCTAGTCCCCAAATGTACTCCAAATGTGTGTATATACTGTAACGTGTCCCTTTTCAGTTTTCCTTTCTTTTGccccctctgtttttttttgtaacactGGACAAGATTTTCAGTTACAAAACTGCTTCACtgcttatttttttaaagaaggattgaaatattatattaaatgacTAATGCTAACGTTTTAACTTTTCAGTTAGACTTTCTCCTTGCTATATCCCCTAgtaaaagtaatatatttaaaatacatttatttcatactaagtatagttcaaataTATTGACATTTACTGACATATCCTTTGAGACTTgacataaaaattataattaaactttatttagaGTACtatttgtgcacaatgcacattttttaatattaagccttttaatgtcactgttgttgaggattgtatgatcattgaataatcttaaagggatagtttttgtcataaattactcactctcatgtcattccaaatccgtttcatcttcggaacacaaattaggatatttttgaagaaTTTCAAGATCTCTccgaccctccatagacagcaagggtcctaccacgttcaaaGTACAGAAAGGTatcaagaacattgacaaaatagtccatgtgacatcagtggtttaaccatcagtttataaagctacgagaatactttttatgcacaaaaaactaaaataataactttattcaacaattcttctcctccatTTCACCCTAGTGCCATTTTGCAGAGTACCACAATGCATTCACATGCTTTGAACTGCAtgcagctttgtaaaattacagttgaatgatggaaaattTTGTTGATGTCATTACtacttttctggaccttgaacatggtaggaccctcTCTGTTGATACAGAGTCAGAGAGCTTTTATATTTAATCAAAATTTaatgttaatttgtgttcagtctgaagtctcactgttcttcttcttcttggttTTTAACGGCGGCTGTACACCAACATAAATAGGTGCATTACGGCCACCTTCTCCTCCAGAGTGTGGAACAGTTTTATATTCTATCTATCAATCCCGTCTCTCTCTAATAAAATCAAAGAAGACTTTACTATTTATTTCACTTGACCATTTTATTAAAAACCTTAAAATTTTATTCctgaataattaatttaatttaattcctcTTTTTCCTTATTTCTTCTATCATTTTTCCTCTTTACAgatttggaacggcatgagggcgagtaatttaggacagaattttcatttttgggtgaactatcccttccactttagcacaatcaaaatATACTTGCATATCTTTTGTTgaacttcagcactacttccagtgcattaagtacaaaattagttgttgcATTAGCAGACtaagtataccagtttagtatactaaaagtacaattgcagggtatgtTTATTAAGTTAAGTACATAATTATTTAAATGCaattgtagtatacttagcataaaataaatgtattttaagtttAGTATAGTTATTTTTCACTAAGTTTCTGGACAGTTTCATGTCAGtttcaacattttttattttaaaaccctcaaataaaacaaaaataactttaattaaaaaatttgaaGGATGTctatataaattgcattttttaaatcacgggcaaaaaaaaagaaaatgtgtcAATGTTGCAAATGTAAACACATCATCACATTAGAATTTATTCAATGATTTgtctttattgtttttgtttaggAAGGACATGGCCTGATATTGGTGAGAACTGCATTGTATGTGATTGTTGCCACGTACTCACAGAGCATGTATCCCAGTATCTGTGTGGAAGCAGTTGAGAAACTAGGTGGGCTTAAATTTTagccaaaagtttttttttaaataaatttttatgcTCTGGTTTAActatttttgtttgtattttagcTGAGTATCTACGTGAAAAGGGAAATTGAAGCTTATCGTGAAGAGGTGAAGAAGCCATTCAGTGTGATTTTTAGTACTATTGATGAGAAACTATGTACTGTACTCAATCTGCTTAGCTACAGGAACACCAAGGTAGGTTGTTTCAGTACAGTTCAGACAAACATGGAAGCATGTATTTGGATTCATGTAATGGGATTTTAATTTACATATTGAGATTTGGCATCTTGAATTATACACACAACTGTAGTTTTTGTACATCTCAACACTGAACATGACACACAAACTCAACTGCCACAACTTAGGCAACAAGATCTTTCACAGAAAGAATATAAAAACTCCATAGAGACTGCAAACAGAACAAAAGCTATTGCAACTAAATGTTATTGGTGTTACCATTCATATGAACAGAAAACATGTTACACAGTCTTAAATTATTCagcttttttgtttagaataaaaaatttcaatgagtttgttaaatattttaagaCAGGTAGAAAGAGCAGAAACAATCTACGATGTTTGACCTGATCATTCACAGTGTTGAAGTTTGTAGCAGTCATCTGTCATTATAATAAATTTGTATCACCAACTGAGCCAATTAGAAATCAGTACAAATTGCATTTTCATGTTGCACACATCTATATTATATACTCTATTTTTTTCTTTCCAGAACAATAACATGATTTACGTTAAAATACACAGTTCTTTCAAAACAGTCCCTAAAGCACCTTAATCATTCATGCATCACATCAGTGCTTATTTAATGTGCTCCTTGATAACCATGGAAAACCACAGACTTAAGAATACTTGAGGGCTTGTCCATTTACGTATCACACAAAAACCCTATTAATTACTAGAAACATATATTTCATTATACAGTGCTTTTCATAATACACATTCCATTTCATCCTTTAATAAGACAGAACAATATACACAATTGGGTAGAGGTGTTGGTGTTtgtagaatataaaataaaattaacttaagATAATAGGATGCACCATGAATCAGGAGATTTTATATTCCTGATTACTAAaaaattactttaccaaaatggTATTTTTCTcaggtgtgtgtttatatatatgttATGAAAATTATTACGTTGTATTAAATATGACATTAATATGAAGAAATGAATACAGGTAGGAAATACTTCATGACCTGAGTGTTCTTTGCATTGTTGTTTGCTTTTGTTTAGCTTCTGTTTTTCTTTAACATGCTCACAGGTATGACGTATGACAAGAATATTATTTCTGAATGATTCATATTAGCTGGTCAGAGTTATGAACTTTacacaaaatacacacaaataataAGGAATGCACTGTTATCGCATAATAATAAGCAAAATGTAAAGTGTGTATATGGGAAAAAGTTGTCCAGGATGGCACAATTAAAAATTATTCACTTGCATTTATTGTTCTGTTGTTAAAGAAATAGAGCAGTAAAAGAATTTAGATGAAAATGTAAAAACTGACAGTTTATATTTTCTTGTTACGAAAGGTCACTTTAAGTTTCAAAAGACTACCTTGTATTCTGTATCACCTGAGATATACTAAAATTGGCTTTATACCTACATCtgagtttattattttttactttgattAAACTTTTTAATTTCGCTCAGCATGTTTTATGACAAATGGTCAAAAAATGTTATACTGTGTACTAAAATAATTGTATTCCCTCATATATTTTCACAATCTTGGACAAAGCCaatagacatttttttaatagCATAGGATAATTGGCTTGTTGGTTATGAATAATGTGTTTGGCACTTCAAAATAGCTGTACCCTCATCAGTCAACAAAAAAACTAATTCCCTAATATGATCTGCGTAATATGCTACGAGATACTGATTATTTCCAGCAAAACAAAATATTAGCACACAAAGAATGATAAATGTTTGTAAAAGTGTAAAATAATAATGAAGGAACAGTTAGAGGACGGCATGCAGTCTGCAAAGTGCTAAGTTGCTTGTGCGTAGAGGAATACCTATGGCAGTGCAGCGTTAGAGCTAAGTTTGTAGGGGacgttattttttttactttagtatGTCATTTAAGCTGCTCTCGGCATGTTGATCCTGCTTGTCTACCTCTGGTAACTGCTCTCTCCAGAAGGTGAACTGGCTGAAGGTGTCTGAACAGGGGAAGTCAGTGCTGTTGCCTCTGATCAGAAGAGGGAATACATGATCCACGACCTCACACAGACGTCCATAACTGTAAAACACACAAGAATATATGGAATATGAATAATTAATTGAAGATGTAAATATGTttaatcatttactgtattatactgtGAAAAAATggcttgtgaatagtcacttaacgttatatacctcagaaaagacaacagtGTAACTTATGTTAAGcccacttcaacctttagaatGTTTTCTTGGTTgtgtttaattaaatacatgtgaggaatgaaatATTGGATTCCACAGACGTTTATGTGGAGTAGGTTATGAATACAGCAGttcataaaatatataataatatatattaaatattattgtgagACACATAGTTTGcatttcactataaaactgattttgaaagatgaggctttgttttgttttaaaagtaccaaaagcacaaagcttattgctattggGGGGCTGGTGCACTACAAATAACGAATGCATTCAAagacgttaaatattatttccaaacaTACTGTCCCAGCAAGTATGACacatgatttctgctaataatcctaCTTGTATTTGTGGTGTATTAAAAAGTGTTAAATATGAGAGCTTATGGTGTGTAAGCTGATGTTAAGATAAAAagttgttcccttccgggaacttggCTGCGTCattcaacgctatggggaacgccattggcgagcctcactctgaacgtagtctgccaaccaatcagatgacgggagtgacgtcacaggcggggtgacgtaagcgaccaggaagtataaagcacgtgcgtttcaagcCGGCAttagcttttgtcattcagcgaagcgctctgtgtgtATCTGTCTGTTGCATGTCTGCtgcttttctgtgccagtttgcacaactttatttTGAGTAGACATGTCAACCAAGAAAGGGGGAAAGAGTTTTGATAAGAAAGCGGTTGAGcagtttcattgttggtggggatacacacgttctgtgtgtggtctgcttgggttcggagcacgctcagtcagccctcgagggggctggctgtctgcagtgtgagcgtcttccactgcgggtgcttcgctcccggagggctctcttcgaggaaGGAGCTCTCGTCAGCGCTcctcgtgggtctggccccgcttccgctgaggcggagcggcagctgcactcgtggggttcgcagctcgatctgttagagggaatggagacgggtgatcccctatctcccttCTCACCTAGCAGATCGGATGACCTcctactggatgaggaagcccgcgctgcggttcctTCCTACCAGGAAGAGgcgcttctcctgtcttcctccgaggaggttgatgtggagagcttTGATGTTCAACCGCCCCCCGGTCTCCACAGTatgaggagctcttggaggtggtgactcgtgcggtcgataaattaaatataaattggcCCGCACAACAGCATCATGAGCCACAGAGAAGCAAACTTGACGAACGCTTCCGGGGGACTAAGTCACCACCCCCAAgaaggagccttccgtttttccctgacatCCATGCTGAGGTTTCGAGGTCATGGGAGAAAACGTTCTCAGCCCGCTTGTTCACTCCTTCTTCCGACTACTACGGTAATGTCGGGGGAGTGGATGAGTGTGGCTACAAGATGATGCCACGGGTTAAACAGACGCTtacgggctatctgtcacccggatTGGcgtcatctttgaaggctccttCCTTGCCCTCCAAGCCCCTTAAAATTACATCGagcttgttgggcaaggggtacTCTGCAGCAGGTCAGGCCTTGCATACGATGTCCATCTTGCAAGCGTATCAGGCAGACATGCTGAAGGAATTAGATGACGGTCAGGAGGTAGATGTGGCGGAGTTACGCCGCaccgcagatctcgctctccacgccaccaaggagaccgccggTGCTGTTggacggtctatggcagccctggtggcggcggagaggcatctgtggctgaccctgtccggaATGAAAGAGAAGTACAGGGTCCTCCTCCTGGACGCCCCGCTTCAGCCTTCTGGCCTGTTTGGGGACTCAGTAAATGAAGTCGtcagcagacaccaggaggctAAGAGacaagcggcggcgttccagcgcTACCTCCCCCGTCGTGTCTATTCCTCTGGGACTGACGGACGGGAGCAGTCCCAGCCGAGTACCAGCTCCTCGTACAGGGAGACTCAGAAAAGGAGCGTTGCATCCCGTGCCCCTCCGGTTAGACCTAGAGGGCAGGGTCAGCATCGCTCTAAGTCGGGGTCCTCGAAGACTAAGCCtgatctgagggtcgtgcttcagtccaagaggtcctcggctaaacggccctgacgttTATGGCTCAGGGCCGATGAGGGTAGTCCCTCTCGGGGGGAAACGGTTTTCACCACAGTTCGTTCTTCCTTCGAGGCCAGGAGATCAGTCAGCCGAATCAATATCTCTAGTAACACCAGAATCCAGTcttgagaggctggttcccttagaagactttctggcagcgtggaaactactgccgaatgtatctacgtgggtcctgcgtactgtagagaagggCTATTCTATCCAATTTGGCGCTCCGCCGCCGCCGTTCGAAGGGGTTTTTCCTACTctggtgagccccgagcagggtctggttatgGAGCAAGAAGTAAATTCTTTTCTgaagaaggaggccatcgaggtggtccctcttccagacagagaagccgggttctacagccggtacttcattgttccgaagaaggatggagggctgcggcccatcttagatctcagacggttaaaccgctcagtcaagaaactgaagttcaaaatgttaactgtcaggcaagtcgtgtctcaaatcaggtcacgatagatctaaaagacgcttactttcatgtctccatccttcctcaacacaggaagttcctgaggttcgctttcaggggcaaagcttaccaatacagggttcttcctttcggcctagcactatCACCCCGAACtgtcacgaagtgtgtggatgctgcgctggctccactgcgactccagggcatccgcatactcaactacatagacgactggctgattttagccagttcggagcagttagcggttcagcatcgagatgttgttctcgctcacatgaaagaattggggttgaggctcaacgccaagaaaagtgtgctgtctccattacagagaaccacttatctaggtgtcgtatgggattcgaccacgatgcaggcacgaatgtcacctgctcagATCGAGTCAATCCTTACTGCAGCCtctgcggtcaagctaggcctgtcactcactgtcaaacagttccaagtactgttaggtcttatggcagctgcatccaacgtgaaacctcttggactgctgca from Garra rufa chromosome 21, GarRuf1.0, whole genome shotgun sequence includes:
- the pfn4 gene encoding profilin-4 is translated as MNPFPKLLENCLIDTKHVESAAIFVAKTGDVTAASNFTVCPEQTQVFLNAFKQVNLTRQRGLKCRNKHYTCVRADRHSIYTKCEGHGLILVRTALYVIVATYSQSMYPSICVEAVEKLAEYLREKGN